CACGATAAGTCGCACCGAGGGAACGCCAGTCAGTTCTTCGTTGCCGGAGAGCTTTGTCGTCGTGGCTATGCTGCCGTGGTTACGATGGGGAACACGCCAAATACCGACGTCTTGTGTAGCAATCGCGCGGGGACAAAATTCGTCCACATCCAGGTCAAGACATTCGTTCCCGGCTCTATGACGTGCAGCGTCGGCCGCAAGGCCGAGCGAGATTTTGGCCCACACTTTTTTTGGATTCTCGGAGGTATTCCATTGCCCAGTTCCAGCGGGGCTTTTGAGTATTTCATCATTCCGGCGTCAGATATGGCGCGCAATGTTAGTGAGTTTCACGCACGATGGCTCAGCGGTGTCGGAAAAAACGGTCAGGTGCGCCGAGACAGTGCGGTGCGCGCCGTTGGCGTCGGATCGAAGCGTTATGCCTACTTTTGGAATGTCGCATCATATCATGATAGATGGGATTTCATTTCACAACAGCTTGATAGCTAACAAATCGGTGCAGGCGACGCGGGATAGCGCTCTCAGTTCCGCTTCACGGTTCAGGCTGGTTGGTCCCGCGTGCCTGAACTCTGGACGTTACGGCTGCGGGAACTTCTTGTTGAGAAACCGGCCGTTCTTCTGAATCAATTCACCATCGACGTAGAGCTCGCCGCCTTTTCGGAGGTCACAGACCATGTCCCAGTGCAGGCCGCTGCGGTTCTTGTTGCCGGTCTCGGTGTAACCCGCGCCGAGTGCGAGGTGGATCGTGCCGCCGATCTTTTCGTCGAATAATGTGTTCTTGGTGTAGCGCGTCACGTTGTAATTCGTCCCGATGGCGCCCTCGCCGAGGTAACATGAGCCGCTGTCCATATTGATCATCGCTCGCAAGAAATCCTGCCCTTTTTCGGCCTCGGCTTTCACGACCTTGCCGCGCTCAAAGGTCAGTCGCGCGCCGTGCACTTCGCGTCCACCGTGGACCGCCGGGAAACTGAACTTCACGTGGCCTTCGACGCTGTTCTCGACCGGCCCGGTAAAGACCTCGCCGTCGGGGAAATTGTAGTGACCGTCACAGTTGATCCACTTGCGGCCTTTGCAGGAGTAACGGATGTCCGTGTCTTCCGCGACGATGCGGACCTCATGCGATTTGTTGAGAAAATTGGTGAGGGCTTGCTGGTCCTTCGAGATGCGCTTCCATGCGGCGATCGGATCGCGGTCGTCGAGATGACCCGCGCCGAACACGAACTCCTCGTATTCCGTCAACGACATCTCCGCGTCCTGCGCGCTGGCGTTGCACGGCCACTGCGTGCCGACCCAGCGCAACGCGCCGCTCGCGCTGCGGTCCATGTATATCTTATTGATCGGTTTGCGCGCGGAAGACGCCGCCGCTAGCAACTTCGGGTCAACATTGGTGAGCGCCTTCGTGTTCTCCTCGGCCCAGAAGCTGATGAGGGCGTCGATCTTCTGAAACTTGAACTTCGCGAAGGGCGACACCCACTTGAGCTGATCCCGGTTCGCTTCGGCGTAGAAGATCTCGGCCATGCCGTCAATGCGCACATCGGTCGTCACAAACGCGCCACGGCGCAGTGCTGCCCGGTAGCATTCGCGCATGAGCGGGGCAGTGGACGCATCGCCCTGGATGGCGACGACGTCGCCGGGTTTCAACGCGACGGAGTATTCCGTCAGCAAGCGGGCAAGTTTTTCGTGACGTGGATCTTTCATGGTGTCATTTCGATTAGTTAGTGACTCGACGGTTCTTTGCCGGGAGCGGACACATGGCGTTTGAGAAGATAAAGATGATTGATGGGAAACGCTTTGGCGTCGCTTCCGTAAGTAGTGAGGAAATTCTCCCAATCCGCCGGCGTTGCGGTGAAGAGCATCCAGTTCTTTTCCTCGGCCCGGGTCAAGTACGGCAGCAATGCCTTTCCCTCGCCGAGGCAAACGGTAA
This window of the Verrucomicrobiia bacterium genome carries:
- a CDS encoding aminopeptidase, with product MKDPRHEKLARLLTEYSVALKPGDVVAIQGDASTAPLMRECYRAALRRGAFVTTDVRIDGMAEIFYAEANRDQLKWVSPFAKFKFQKIDALISFWAEENTKALTNVDPKLLAAASSARKPINKIYMDRSASGALRWVGTQWPCNASAQDAEMSLTEYEEFVFGAGHLDDRDPIAAWKRISKDQQALTNFLNKSHEVRIVAEDTDIRYSCKGRKWINCDGHYNFPDGEVFTGPVENSVEGHVKFSFPAVHGGREVHGARLTFERGKVVKAEAEKGQDFLRAMINMDSGSCYLGEGAIGTNYNVTRYTKNTLFDEKIGGTIHLALGAGYTETGNKNRSGLHWDMVCDLRKGGELYVDGELIQKNGRFLNKKFPQP